The genomic segment GCGATCGTCGCCTGGATGGCGCCCAGGTCGCCGCCCCATAGCCAGTCGTCATCGTTCAGGTTAGGAAAGCCAGGGCCGCCGCTCGCCCCCGAGCCATGACAGGGCGCGCAATTGACTTTGAATGAGGACGCACCGCCGCCGATTGCGAATGCACGGAGGGCAGGATCGGCGTCGATCTCCTGGACTGTCTTTGCCGCGATCAGGTCGTGAAACTGCGTCTGGGACGCTTTGGCCTGGTCCAGGTCCTGCTGCAGCTCCGCGCGAGTCGAGTAGCCGAGATAACCTTTCGTGGCGGAAGTGATCATCGGGATCGCGGGATATGCAATCGCATAGCCGACCGCCCAGAGAATGGTGGCGTAGAAGGTCCACACCCACCAGCGGGGCATGGGATTGTTGAGCTCGCGGATGCCGTCCCATTCATGTCCGGTCGTTTCGACGCCGCTCAATTCATCGATATGTTTTTCCGACATCTCAATCGTCCTTCAAGGGAATATCGGCGGCCTCTTTCGCCGTCTGCTTGCTGCCTGGGCGAAGGGTGAACACGACCACCCCGACGAAGAATGCCGCCATTGCCACCAAGCCCCAGCTATCGGCGAAGTGTCTCATTGCGGTGTAGGTTTCCATGGATCACCTCAACGGTAGCCGGTCGCGTCGTCATAGGTCGAGAAATCGACCAGCGTTCCGAGCATCTGCAGGTAGGAGACGAGCGCGTCCATTTCGGTCAGCTTGGCCGGGTCGCCGTCGAAATCGCCGACCTTCGCCTTCGGATAGCGTTCGAGCAGGGCCGTCGTGTCCGCGTTCGGATCGGCCTGAGCTCTCATGTCGGCTTCCGCATTCGCCAGCATGTCGTCGCTGTAGGGCACGCCGACGTCCTCGTTGGCCTTGAGGTCCATTACGACATCCTTGACCGTCACTTCCTGCTCCTTGAGGAAGGCGTAGCTTGGCATGATCGATTCCGGCACGACTGCCCGGGGGTCCGCGAGATGCTGGACATGCCATTCGTTCGAGTAACGTCCGCCGACACGGGCCAAATCCGGCCCCGTACGTTTTGATCCCCACTGGAACGGATGGTCGTACATGGATTCTGCGGCCAGTGAATAATGGCCGTAGCGTTCGACTTCATCACGGAAAGGCCTGATCATCTGGCTATGGCAGAGATAGCAGCCTTCACGGATGTAGACGTTGCGTCCTGCGAGCTCCAGCGGCGTGTAAGGACGCATTCCTTCCACTTTTTCGATCGTGTTCTGCAGGTAGAACAGCGGTGCGATTTCAACGATGCCGCCGATGCTGACGACGAGCAGCGAGCCGACCAGAAGAAGCGTCGCGTTTTTCTCGAGGATCTTATGTTTATCCAATATCGATGCCATGTCTCACCTCATTCGGCAGGCTGTGCCTGGGGTACGAAAGTGGTCGGGATTGCAGCTTCGTCGCGCTGGTGGCCGCGGATCGTCATGAACACGTTCCAGGCCATGACGAGGCCGCCCGCCAGGTAAAGCGTTCCGCCGACCGCGCGTAGCACGTAGTAGGGGATCATCGCCGCGACCGTCTCCGCGAAGGAGTAGACGAGGAAGCCCTGGGAATTGTATTCGCGCCACATCAGACCCTGCTGGATGCCGGCTACCCAGAGCACGGCGGCGTAGATCACGATCCCGAGGGTCGCGAGCCAGAAGTGCCAGTTGACCATCCGCAGGCTGTAGAGACGTTCGCGCCTCCACAGTTTCGGTGTCAGGTAATAGATTGCCCCGAACGTGATCATCCCGA from the Rhizobium sp. NXC14 genome contains:
- the ccoP gene encoding cytochrome-c oxidase, cbb3-type subunit III, which translates into the protein MSEKHIDELSGVETTGHEWDGIRELNNPMPRWWVWTFYATILWAVGYAIAYPAIPMITSATKGYLGYSTRAELQQDLDQAKASQTQFHDLIAAKTVQEIDADPALRAFAIGGGASSFKVNCAPCHGSGASGGPGFPNLNDDDWLWGGDLGAIQATIAHGIRFDSDAETHASEMPAFTDVLEPAQMRQVAAYVWGLTNTPSDPALAEAGRQVFLDNCAACHGEDAKGKAEMGAPDLADAIWLKARGEGAIVRQVASPKHGVMPAWAARLGDTTVKELTIFVHSLGGGT
- a CDS encoding cbb3-type cytochrome c oxidase subunit 3; protein product: METYTAMRHFADSWGLVAMAAFFVGVVVFTLRPGSKQTAKEAADIPLKDD
- the ccoO gene encoding cytochrome-c oxidase, cbb3-type subunit II, which produces MASILDKHKILEKNATLLLVGSLLVVSIGGIVEIAPLFYLQNTIEKVEGMRPYTPLELAGRNVYIREGCYLCHSQMIRPFRDEVERYGHYSLAAESMYDHPFQWGSKRTGPDLARVGGRYSNEWHVQHLADPRAVVPESIMPSYAFLKEQEVTVKDVVMDLKANEDVGVPYSDDMLANAEADMRAQADPNADTTALLERYPKAKVGDFDGDPAKLTEMDALVSYLQMLGTLVDFSTYDDATGYR